In a single window of the Candidatus Margulisiibacteriota bacterium genome:
- the pgeF gene encoding peptidoglycan editing factor PgeF → MATPGNRYFTFSPEKDILIVFSGKGFHLPESMIQDFALNNAISVQAEQVHGSNISISTDKSPLFFKASDAIITIEKNHALFIRTADCVPVLMYDRKTKAICAAHAGLKGTIERIVPTCINKMQEIYGSSIADIYIYIGPCIHQCCYEVDQPIIEKIKEFPFYQEIISPSRNDHFMLDLQSFNIKLIKSMGIAEENIFSLDLCTGCRDDLFYSFRKRKESNRMFSMIIRKG, encoded by the coding sequence ATGGCAACCCCTGGCAATAGATATTTTACTTTTTCTCCTGAAAAAGATATTTTGATTGTCTTTTCTGGGAAGGGATTCCATTTGCCGGAATCCATGATACAGGATTTTGCTTTAAATAATGCTATTAGTGTGCAAGCCGAGCAAGTTCATGGCTCCAATATCAGCATATCTACAGATAAATCTCCGCTATTTTTTAAGGCTTCCGATGCAATCATCACCATCGAAAAAAACCATGCTTTATTTATCAGGACAGCCGACTGTGTCCCTGTGCTGATGTATGACCGGAAGACAAAGGCTATTTGTGCAGCACATGCAGGATTAAAAGGCACTATCGAAAGAATCGTTCCTACCTGTATAAATAAAATGCAGGAAATTTACGGATCATCGATAGCTGATATTTATATATATATCGGTCCGTGTATTCATCAATGCTGTTACGAAGTAGATCAGCCAATTATAGAGAAAATCAAAGAGTTTCCTTTCTATCAGGAAATTATTTCTCCATCAAGAAACGACCATTTTATGTTAGATCTGCAAAGCTTTAATATTAAACTCATCAAAAGTATGGGTATTGCTGAAGAAAACATATTTTCATTAGATTTATGCACCGGATGCAGAGATGATTTATTCTATTCATTTCGAAAACGAAAAGAGTCGAACAGGATGTTTTCAATGATAATAAGAAAAGGCTAG
- a CDS encoding FhlB domain-containing protein: protein MDNQKDKNEPKKDFKIAAALKYDVDKDPAPIILASGKGSLADEILKIAEDNNIPLYEDANLVNLLASLEVDTEIPPELYVLVAEVLSFVYKLDRMKQKKEQISRRLTEMKGKD from the coding sequence ATGGATAATCAAAAAGATAAAAACGAACCTAAAAAAGATTTTAAGATAGCTGCAGCACTTAAGTACGATGTTGACAAAGATCCTGCTCCAATAATTTTAGCATCTGGAAAAGGATCTCTCGCAGATGAAATACTTAAGATTGCTGAAGATAATAACATTCCGCTCTATGAAGATGCCAATTTAGTAAATTTGTTAGCTTCGCTGGAGGTTGATACTGAAATCCCTCCGGAATTGTACGTCTTGGTTGCAGAAGTTTTATCGTTTGTATACAAACTCGATAGAATGAAACAGAAGAAAGAACAGATTTCCCGACGGCTTACAGAGATGAAGGGAAAAGACTGA
- the flgG gene encoding flagellar basal-body rod protein FlgG codes for MFRQLYVGATGMNALEQDMVVITNNVSNSKTTAFKKSRAEMENLFPQVLDEAVSEIDSETKRPAGIEFGSGVRVVSTPKDFAQGTPEITSNPLDLMIQGEGFFTVRMPDGTLAYTRAGNFHRDDAGNIVDPNGHILEPSIVIPQDVTGIRVSADGGMYVKITNAMQENLIGQLSISKFSNPAGLESIGQNLYRDSLSSGEAAEGVPGKDGFGTIAQFSLEGSNVDIVDEMMKMIITQRAFDIISKSIQVGENMLRSAIEIAKVT; via the coding sequence ATGTTTCGACAGCTTTATGTTGGTGCAACAGGAATGAATGCCCTTGAGCAGGATATGGTAGTTATTACAAATAACGTCTCAAATTCAAAGACTACTGCTTTTAAAAAAAGCAGAGCAGAAATGGAGAATTTATTTCCGCAAGTACTCGACGAGGCAGTATCTGAAATCGACTCGGAGACCAAACGGCCTGCTGGAATTGAATTTGGTTCAGGAGTCAGAGTTGTTTCAACTCCAAAAGACTTTGCTCAAGGAACTCCTGAAATAACTTCCAATCCGCTTGATCTTATGATTCAAGGCGAAGGTTTTTTTACAGTACGCATGCCTGATGGGACGCTAGCCTATACCAGAGCCGGAAATTTTCATAGGGACGATGCCGGGAATATAGTGGATCCCAATGGTCATATCCTTGAGCCTAGTATTGTTATTCCTCAGGATGTAACCGGAATTCGTGTTTCTGCTGATGGCGGCATGTATGTTAAGATAACTAATGCTATGCAAGAAAATCTCATAGGACAGCTTTCTATTTCAAAGTTTTCTAATCCAGCCGGATTAGAGAGCATTGGTCAAAATCTTTATCGTGATTCGTTATCTTCTGGTGAAGCTGCAGAAGGTGTTCCGGGAAAAGATGGTTTTGGGACAATCGCTCAGTTTTCCCTTGAAGGGTCTAACGTTGATATTGTCGATGAAATGATGAAAATGATCATAACCCAAAGAGCTTTCGATATTATATCCAAGTCTATTCAGGTTGGCGAGAATATGCTTCGATCAGCTATAGAGATAGCTAAGGTTACATAG
- the flgA gene encoding flagella basal body P-ring formation protein FlgA, producing the protein MIKCNFFSGLLFFLLFNALVYAESFENNSFKTSFCTLLKQEIMKRNSLYYNSEIIVDFLYIPKKLEQVELKISSLELKIPSRLTNVIGKLVVPTFVDGKKNNVIVSVKIIKDIVVASANIKKYDIISSDKICIKKYDLSSVPSNVILDPATIIDKESVTNISKDTIVLDWMIRNVTLGKKDSDVQIVAKTGDVTVKCTGKLLQDSSINNYVWVQNPKSKKKLKGILVDSKTVIVDVLE; encoded by the coding sequence ATGATTAAATGTAATTTCTTTTCAGGTTTGCTTTTTTTTTTGTTATTTAATGCACTAGTGTATGCAGAATCATTTGAAAATAATTCATTTAAAACGAGCTTCTGCACCTTATTGAAACAAGAAATTATGAAAAGAAATTCGCTATATTATAATTCTGAGATTATAGTTGATTTTTTGTATATCCCCAAAAAGCTCGAACAGGTGGAACTAAAAATTTCTTCTTTAGAACTAAAAATTCCAAGTCGACTCACTAACGTTATTGGTAAATTAGTCGTTCCAACTTTTGTTGATGGGAAAAAAAATAATGTAATTGTCTCTGTCAAAATTATTAAAGATATTGTTGTTGCTTCAGCTAATATAAAAAAATACGATATTATTTCTTCTGATAAAATTTGCATAAAAAAATACGATTTATCTTCCGTACCATCCAATGTGATTCTTGACCCGGCTACTATAATAGATAAAGAATCCGTTACCAACATTTCAAAGGATACGATAGTCCTTGACTGGATGATTCGGAATGTTACATTAGGCAAGAAAGATAGTGATGTGCAGATAGTTGCAAAAACAGGTGATGTTACTGTAAAATGTACGGGAAAGTTACTTCAGGATTCTTCGATTAATAATTATGTATGGGTACAAAATCCGAAATCGAAAAAAAAACTTAAAGGAATACTAGTTGATAGTAAAACTGTAATAGTAGACGTGTTGGAATGA